A DNA window from Deltaproteobacteria bacterium contains the following coding sequences:
- a CDS encoding integration host factor subunit alpha, with protein MSLTKAGLVNHLYTSKNLSKSESVQAVESLLKIIKDCLESGENVLISGFGKFSVKDKRARRGRNPHTGDDLILAPRRVVTFRPSGVLRQKINGKTAE; from the coding sequence ATGTCTTTAACTAAGGCAGGTCTTGTAAATCACCTATACACAAGTAAAAATTTAAGCAAATCAGAATCTGTTCAAGCTGTAGAGAGCTTGCTTAAGATCATAAAAGATTGTCTCGAGTCAGGAGAGAACGTTCTCATCAGCGGCTTTGGCAAGTTTTCTGTCAAGGATAAGAGGGCCCGACGCGGCAGAAACCCGCACACGGGAGATGACTTGATCCTTGCTCCTCGAAGGGTCGTGACTTTTCGGCCGTCAGGAGTGCTGCGTCAAAAAATAAACGGAAAGACCGCGGAGTGA